One window from the genome of Candidatus Cloacimonadaceae bacterium encodes:
- the thrS gene encoding threonine--tRNA ligase codes for MSIVITLPDGSQKSYKQPISAYAVAEEISPRLAEASICAEVDGKLVDINHIIETDAYLILHTFKSETGKDVYWHSTAHLMAQAVKQLFPNVLVTIGPAIEHGFYYDFDRDEPFTDGDLRLIEERMKELSKQDLTYTRRELSKAEAIDIFGNMGEKYKLEILSEIPDADIISTYQQGDFIDLCRGPHILSTAKIKAVKLLKTSGAYWRGDEKNKMLKRIYGISFPSSKELGEYLQFLEEAAKRDHRKLGKDLDLFSINDEVGPGLVLWHPNGAMIRHLIESYWKEEHLRRGYKLVYSPHVGRANLWETSGHLSFYKESMYSAMDVEGQDYYIKPMNCPFHISIYNSNHHSYRELPLRLAELGTVYRYERSGVLHGLMRVRGFTQDDAHIICTPDQLDSEVEKLIVFSLDMLRHFGFKDFMIYLSTMPDAAVGAKEDWDKATLSLRSSLDKLALIYTVDQGGGAFYGPKIDIKIKDAIGRAWQCTTIQFDFNLPMRFNMQYIGSDNTTHCPFVIHRAVLGSVERFFATLLEYHAGNLPLWLCPVQVMLIPITDAQNEYAAGLMEKLQLHGLRAEIDTRSEKIGYKIRDAEMKKLPFMCIVGKKEEESGTITVRQHTVGDLGSMSFDEAVHKIREHK; via the coding sequence ATGTCTATAGTTATCACCTTACCGGATGGCTCGCAAAAGAGCTATAAACAACCCATTTCTGCTTACGCGGTTGCTGAGGAGATCAGTCCCCGCCTTGCGGAAGCATCCATCTGTGCCGAAGTTGACGGCAAGCTGGTTGATATCAACCATATAATCGAAACCGACGCCTATTTGATCCTCCACACCTTCAAATCCGAAACCGGAAAAGACGTTTACTGGCACAGCACCGCGCACCTCATGGCGCAAGCCGTGAAACAGCTTTTCCCCAATGTGTTGGTGACCATCGGACCCGCCATCGAGCACGGCTTTTATTATGATTTTGATCGCGACGAACCCTTTACCGATGGAGATTTGCGCCTGATCGAAGAACGCATGAAAGAACTCAGCAAGCAGGATCTCACCTATACTCGTCGCGAGCTCAGCAAAGCGGAAGCGATTGATATCTTTGGCAATATGGGTGAAAAGTACAAGCTTGAAATCCTCAGCGAGATTCCCGATGCAGATATCATCAGCACCTATCAGCAGGGCGATTTTATCGATCTCTGCCGCGGACCGCACATTCTTTCCACCGCAAAAATCAAAGCGGTCAAATTGCTCAAAACCTCAGGCGCCTACTGGCGTGGAGACGAGAAGAACAAGATGCTCAAACGCATCTATGGCATCTCTTTCCCCAGCAGCAAAGAGCTTGGTGAATACCTGCAGTTTCTGGAAGAAGCGGCAAAGCGCGATCACCGCAAACTGGGTAAAGACCTCGACCTCTTTTCCATCAACGACGAAGTGGGACCCGGGCTCGTGCTTTGGCATCCAAACGGTGCCATGATCCGTCATCTGATCGAAAGCTATTGGAAAGAAGAACACCTCAGACGCGGCTACAAACTCGTCTATAGCCCACACGTGGGACGCGCCAATCTTTGGGAAACCAGCGGACACCTCAGTTTCTACAAGGAAAGCATGTATTCAGCGATGGACGTGGAAGGGCAGGATTATTACATCAAACCGATGAATTGCCCTTTCCATATCAGCATCTATAATTCCAATCACCACAGCTATCGCGAGTTACCTTTGAGGCTGGCGGAATTGGGAACCGTCTATCGGTATGAGCGTTCCGGCGTTTTGCATGGATTGATGCGTGTGCGGGGATTCACTCAAGACGACGCCCACATCATCTGCACTCCCGATCAGCTCGATTCTGAAGTGGAAAAGCTGATCGTATTCTCTCTGGACATGCTTCGGCACTTTGGTTTCAAGGACTTCATGATCTATTTGAGCACTATGCCGGACGCGGCTGTGGGTGCAAAAGAGGATTGGGACAAAGCAACCCTGAGCTTGCGTAGCTCATTGGATAAGCTCGCACTTATATACACAGTTGACCAAGGCGGCGGCGCTTTCTACGGTCCCAAGATCGATATCAAAATCAAGGACGCCATCGGTCGCGCCTGGCAATGCACCACCATCCAGTTCGATTTCAACCTTCCGATGCGCTTTAACATGCAATACATCGGCAGCGACAATACCACGCACTGTCCCTTCGTGATCCATCGCGCCGTTTTGGGTTCGGTGGAGCGTTTCTTTGCCACTCTGCTTGAATACCATGCCGGCAATCTACCCTTGTGGCTTTGCCCGGTGCAGGTGATGCTGATTCCGATCACCGACGCTCAGAACGAATATGCAGCCGGACTCATGGAGAAACTCCAGCTACACGGTCTGAGAGCTGAGATCGATACCCGCAGCGAAAAGATCGGATACAAGATTCGTGACGCCGAGATGAAAAAACTCCCCTTTATGTGCATCGTCGGCAAAAAAGAAGAAGAAAGCGGAACCATCACAGTGAGACAGCACACCGTCGGCGATCTTGGCTCCATGAGCTTTGACGAAGCAGTGCACAAGATCCGCGAGCATAAATAA
- a CDS encoding KpsF/GutQ family sugar-phosphate isomerase: protein MSIKDDIVHELSLEANAILKVAEQLDPQALDTAFELLKNCSGKVVLTGIGKAGIIGRKISATLASTGTTSIFLHAAEGIHGDLGMLQTNDLVIAISNSGNTQELLSIIPFIKFIGVPLIAFTGNTDSQLAQAADAVLDCYVPPEYEPLGMVPTSSTTVALALGDAFSIALLKHKNFSIADFARFHPGGSIGKKLLLKVKDLMHTGDALPIVKYDAPMSGAILEMTSKKLGCTAVVDDDNLLVGMITDGDLRRQIQIKQAKLLDFQAADCMSSNPKHSKPEELAMSALHLMEEFKITMLPVLDEQGHPLGMLHMHDLIKAGVI, encoded by the coding sequence ATGAGCATCAAAGACGACATCGTCCATGAGCTTTCACTGGAAGCCAACGCCATCCTCAAAGTAGCGGAACAGCTTGATCCGCAAGCGCTTGATACTGCCTTTGAGCTGTTGAAAAATTGCAGCGGTAAGGTGGTGCTGACCGGAATCGGCAAAGCCGGTATCATTGGCAGAAAAATCTCCGCCACGCTTGCCAGCACCGGAACCACCTCCATCTTTTTGCATGCCGCGGAGGGAATTCACGGCGATCTCGGTATGCTGCAAACAAATGATCTCGTGATCGCAATCTCAAACAGCGGCAACACCCAGGAACTTCTTTCAATCATACCTTTCATCAAGTTCATCGGTGTTCCCCTGATTGCTTTCACCGGAAACACGGATTCTCAGCTCGCTCAGGCGGCGGATGCAGTTTTGGATTGCTATGTTCCCCCTGAATACGAGCCCCTCGGCATGGTTCCAACTTCCAGTACCACAGTCGCTTTGGCTTTGGGAGACGCTTTTTCCATCGCCCTGCTCAAGCACAAAAACTTTAGCATCGCAGATTTTGCCCGTTTCCATCCCGGCGGCTCGATTGGGAAAAAACTCCTGCTCAAGGTCAAAGACCTAATGCATACCGGAGATGCTTTGCCGATCGTGAAATATGACGCGCCAATGAGCGGAGCAATCTTGGAAATGACCTCCAAAAAGTTGGGCTGCACTGCCGTAGTCGATGATGATAACCTGCTCGTCGGAATGATCACCGATGGGGATCTGCGACGCCAGATTCAAATCAAACAAGCCAAATTACTGGATTTTCAAGCTGCCGATTGCATGAGCTCGAATCCCAAACATAGCAAACCTGAAGAACTCGCCATGTCCGCCCTCCACCTTATGGAAGAATTCAAGATCACAATGCTGCCTGTGCTCGATGAGCAGGGACACCCTCTCGGAATGCTGCATATGCATGACCTGATCAAAGCCGGAGTGATCTGA